TGGAAACGAGCAATTTATTGAACTCGGGAACACATGAGGCCAAGCTGAAGTGTAGCAAGCTTAGAGCTACCATGCTGGACTTGGTTTGTTCAGACTCAAAAAGTGCTTGGTCAGAATGGTGTGAATAGCTAGCAACCACCCAAGAGTACTATATGAATCTTCGATCCTGTCCAGCTTGGCCTTGGGTTAATGATTGGGCCAAGTGATGCCGAAGACGGCTTCCTGTTTTTGACAGTTCTTTGCCAAAAATTTGGAAGCCAATATGTTCTTGCATAAGAACGGTTATTACAGATGATGTCTTGAGAATAGGAGTTGTTTAATTGTAGTGAGTCAGTATTAAAAGATTCCTTTCTTGGACCTTGTAAAATATTTGTTAAGGTGAGCAAAATCTATGAGACAAGGCTTGGTTAATAAATGTGAGGAGATAGTACAAATCGTATATTGACGAGTATTTTTTAGGCGTAGCGAAGTATCATAAGTTTTACTCATCTTAATATGTCATTGTCGGAGGCGTTGAGGCAATAGCAGTGAAGATGATTTGGAACTAAAATATTTTTAGAAGTTGGTCTCGTATTTTTTCTTCAAGTCCTTGAGCCCAACTTGGATCAACTTGGTGACAACCTTTAAATCTATACCATCAAGAGATTTCAAATAGAGGCAAGATTTTCCAAGCCTATGAGGACCTAGTTTCTCTAGCAAGGAACTGTAATCTGTATAGCCTGGCATGATATACAGGGTAGGCCCACTTTTCCTTGGGCTAAATCCGCATGCCATAAATTGGCCCTCATCGCCATTAGAACGGTGGTAGGTGTATTCACCAAAGCCAATGATGGAATGGCCCCACATTTTTGGTTTCATGTCAGTGGCGTCTTTGAATAGTTTCAATAGAGTCTTGCTATCTTTACGAAGTCGCTCATCTGAGATGCTGTTTAGAAATGCATTTGGGCTTGCGTTAGTCTTTGATGTTTTTAGCTTAATTTTCTTGGCCATATTCATCTCGATAAAAGTTTAAGATGGGAGATGATCGCGAAGGCGACTCATCTCAATTATCAGATTGTGGCGAGTGAACGTCATCTTGATCTTTGATGATAATACCTAGTAAATGATAACGTGAATACTTTCAGCTACATTCTCATATAGGTTATGATCCCAAAATCTTCTGAAAGGCTGGCCGACTGCTTAGCTTATTCAGATATACTTTGAACTCTTCTAGCAGAGGTATCGTATTAAAGCGAGTGCCCCAGGCAATATGTGAGCCTACATACACGTCAGCAGCAGAAAATTTATCTCCGGCAATATATGGATTCGCACAGACTGCTTTTACCAAGGTTGCGATTGTTGTGTCGTAGTCACCATAGCCAATAGTTTGCTCCTTTCCTTCAGGTATCTTAAGTTCTAGAGACTGATTGGTTACGGCGGCTTCAAGTGGGCCAGCGGCAAAAAACAACCATCTATAGTAGTTTCCTCGCTGGCTTGGTGCGGGGGCTAATTGTGCTTCGGGAAATGCATCAGCTAAATAGGCGCATATTGCCGCGCATTCTGTCACGATTTGATCACCATGGACCAAGCTCGGAACTTTACCCATGGGATTGATGTCTCGATAGGGACTAGACTTCATATCTGAACCGTAGGCGACTTCCTTAATCTCGTATGGACATGCGATCTCCTCCAACATCCACTGAACGATGAGGCCTCTTGACTGGGGATTTGTATAGAGTATTACGTTTTTATCTGCCATGGTTGAAATCCTCATGAATAGTAGCCTAGGGTTATACTGTTGTTCGAATGTTGCCAGTTATTCTTTTCGCTGTCTAGAAGTGGATCAGATCCGATCGGAGCTTAGAAGGATGTCAAGTCTTGTACAATGGTTGCGAAAACATGAGCGAATTCTCCTGAGGATCGCTGCTATTTTTCTGATACTAGCTTTGCTAAGTATTGCTATCTATCAGAGTGACGTATTTGATTTGTTCATGAATCGTGATCGGTTCGACGAAGCAAGAAATTACCTACTGTCGTTTGGATCAGTAGGCTATTTTGTATTCATATTCATAGTCAGCCTTCAAGTTATAATAGCGCCAATTCCTGGCCAAGTTACTGGTTTAGTAGGGGGCTATGTATACGGCCCTTATTTAGGAACCTTGCTTTCCAGCATAGGGCTAGGCATTGGCACAATGATCGTACTGATCTTAAGCAGAAAGTTTGGTCGGCCATTTCTAGAAAAGCTAAATTCTCAAGAGGCTCTAGCAGAAGTCGAAATATTAATAAAAGGCTACTCTGAAAGATGGTTTGATAGATTTCAGAAAGGTAAAGAAATTGGAGACCAGCACAGCCTGTTGATCTTCTTCTTGCTCATGCTATTACCTGCTTTTCCTGATGATATCATCTGCATGGTAATGGGGTTGGGCTCAATTGCAATTTGGAAATTGGTCTTGCTATCGGTTTTGGGGCGTTTACCAGGGATGCTGGCTTTAAGTTTTACTGGTGCAGGCTTGGATCTTCTCCCTGACTGGGCTTTCTATGTGGGATTGTTAGGCATCGCTGGGATGACTATATTTGGGTCTTATATCTTGAAAAAGATTAGAGGTGAACGTTATTGATAGCAATTCATGAATCGACTAAACTATATTTCTAATCCTATGAAGAGGCATTTTTCCCTTTAATCCTAAAAACATTACGCTGCCAAACGCTGCTTGCGCACCTGTTTACTCGCCCGTCTATTATATTCTTGAACTAAGAACATCATCACTCCTGAAATCGATAGGAACAAAAGTAAGAGAGCCGCAGGTAAGAAAATCCAAAGGCGAGCATGATCATGAAAGAAACTACCGTCATGAATTGCTTCTATGATATCCGATCGTCGATAAGCTTCCTGAAGCAGAAGTCCGCTGGCAGCGTCTAACTGTAGTTCCCAGCCATCTTTTAGCCTTACTTTGATTATGCCGCGATCTGGCCTCACATCAAGTCTCGATACGTCAGACCAACTTTCTATTCGGCCATGTTCTGCTTGGCTTCGCGCCTGACTGAGAACATCTTCAAAGCTAATGTCCAGGACATAGGCCTGGGCTCTTTGAGTAGGTGGTTGAATCCAGCTCCATTCCTTTTTGATCTGTAGTAGGAGTCCGCTGATAATTATAGTCAATATGGGAAGCGTTGCTGTGATTGCGACTTTATAGTGCCAACGGCGAGCCCAACGAGACATTCGAATTCGTGGAGACATAGTTAAACCTCTTTGAAGTGATGCATACAGAGCCATGATCTCTGCTAAACTTGCCAATTATTTCTAAACTTGCAAGTCCCAGTTAAACTTTATGTAAATTATTTCTAGTTTTTCATCTATTTCGTGCTAAGAACATGAGCAAAGTCTTAGATCTATCGCATCTCTACCAAATAAGCGAGGTTCACATGAGTTTAAAGCAATTCGCTTACATGTTAACGGTAACCACGAGCATGGCTTTACAGAGTAATTGTCATGCACAAAATCCACCACCAATCCTGGGTAAGGACATTGCGAAGTCCCTTGAACTTCGAGAGTTAGGGCCGGCCTTTATGTCTGGCAGAATTTCCGATATCGCCATTCATCCAAAGCAGCCCCATACTTGGTATATCGGTGTGGGATCGGGGGGTGTCTGGAAAACGAACAACGCTGGAGTCCAGTGGCAGCCAATTTTTGATGAGCAAAGTGTCTATTCGATTGGCGCACTCGCCATTGATCCCAATGCACCAGAAACAATTTGGGTTGGCACAGGCGAGAACGTAGGCGGACGTCACGTGAGCTTTGGAGATGGTGTCTACCGCAGCCTTAATGGTGGCAAAGACTGGCAAAACATGGGTCTTAAGAACTCCGAGCATATCTCTAAAATCATCGTTCACCCTAAAGACTCAAAAACTCTTTGGGTTGCTGCCCAAGGACCATTATGGAGTTCCGGCGGCGAGCGCGGCCTCTACCTTTCTAGAGACGGTGGGAAAAGCTGGAAGAAGACGCTCGGCGATAAAGAGTGGACCGGTGTGACTGACCTTGTGATCCACCCTAAGAACCCTGATATTTTATTCGCTGCTACTTGGCAGCGTCATCGTACTGTGGCTTCCTACATGGGTGGAGGTCCCAAAACAGCACTTTATCGATCGGATGATGGGGGCGAAAGCTGGCGTAAGCTAAGTGCCGGACTCCCGAAAGAATCCATGGGGAAAATCGGTTTAGGCATCTCTCCAATCAACCCCGATATCGTTTATGCGGCTATCGAACTGCATCGCCGACAAGGAGCCATTTACCGTAGTGACGACGGCGGTAATAATTGGCAAAAGATGTCAGACACTGTCTCTGGTGGTACGGGTCCTCACTACTATCAAGAGCTTTATGTGAGCCCCCATAAACTAGACTTGATTTACCTAGCTGATGTTTGGCTCCAAGTGTCTGAAGATGGTGGCAAGACCTTTAGAAAACTTGAAAATCAACAGAAACACTCCGATCATCATGCTCTGGCATTCAAGGACGACGATCCTAATTTCATGCTACTCGGATCTGATGGCGGTTTGTATGAGTCCTATGACAAGGGAGATAGCTGGCGATATGTGGAAAATCTTCCCACGCTGCAATTCTATAAGGTGGCCGTTGATGATGCCAAACCATTCTACAATATCTATGGCGGAACCCAGGACAATGCGAGTCAGCGTGGACCATCTCGAACACTCAATAATTACGGTATTCAAAACGCTGATTGGTCGGTTGTGCTCAGTGGGGATGGTCACCAACCTGCTACGGAACCAGGGACCGATAAGTTTTTCTATGCTCAGTGGCAACAGGGGCAGATTCATCGGATTGATTCGTTAACAGGTGAGAAGGTAAGTATTCGCCCACAGCCTGGAAAAAATGATCCCATTGAACGGGTGAATTGGGATGCACCTATCGTGGTAGATCCCAGCACTCCGCAACGAATCTACTTTGGTTCTCAGAGACTCTGGCGTTCCGATGACAGAGGTGACTCATGGACAGCAATATCACCAGATTTGACACGAAATGAAACTCGCCTAGACCTCCCGATCATGGGCAGAAAGTGGGGCTGGAATGCCCACTGGGATGTTTACGCCATGAGTGATTTCAATACCATTACAAATATATCACCTTCACCAAAGGACCCCAATCTTGTCTATGTAGGAACCGACGACGGAATCATTCAAATCACGGAGGATGGGGGTAAAAGCTGGCGGAAAGTCGATGTGGAGTCACTACCCGATGTTCCAGCCCGTGCCTTTGTCAACGATATCAAAGCAGACCGTTTCAATACCAATCGTGTCTACGTAGCCTTGGATCATCACAAGGAAGGAGATTTCAAGCCTTATGTCTATGTCAGTGATAATCGAGGCCGCAGCTGGCGCAGTCTGCGTGGAAATCTTCCAGATAATCATCTTGCTTGGCGAATCGTACAGGATCCAAAGAAGGCTAATATCCTATATCTAGGAACTGAGTTTGGCTTGTTTGTAAGCCTTAATAGTGGAAAAGCTTGGACCAAACTTGGCAATCTTCCAACGATTTCAGTTCGAGACATAGCTATTCATGAAAGAGAAAATGACTTGATAGTGGCAACTTTCGGTCGTGGAATTTGGGTGCTTGATGATCTTAGTCCTCTCCAAGAGTTCTCGCCTGAGATCAATAAAACAGTCGCTCATCTTTTCCCAGTTCGTGATGCATGGTGGTATATCGAGAAACAGCCTTATGGTTTCGGTAAGTATGGTTTTCAAGGAGCAAGCAAGTTTTTTGCTGATAATCCACCTTATGGAGCGGTATTCCAAGTTTTTGTCTCAGAAGATCTTAAGAGCGCCTCTGAGCTTCGCAAAGAGAACGAGGCCAAGAGCAAGGATCTCAATAAATTCCCAAGTTGGCAAATCTTGGATCAAGAGCTAAGTGCCGAAGCTGAGAAAATCTGGCTTCTGATTGAAGATGAGCAAGGCAAGATGCTCAAGAGAATCCCAGTTCCTGCTAAAAAGGGCTTCCAAAAAGTCTCCTGGAATCTAAAACAGTCCTGGTCTGCTGCGGTTACCAGCCAAGCTATGCTAGATCAGATGAAGAATGCAAAAGCAGATTGGGACAAGCCTTTCGTTGAGCAGATGGCTGCTCCAGGGAGTTATAGAGCTACCTTAATTTTGGAAGAGGAAGGTCAGATCAAAACCCTAGGCAAGACACAAACATTTGAAGTGAAACGATTGCATGAGCCGTATTTAAAGGGCCAAAGCTTTGTAGAACAGGAAGCAGATGTTCGAAAAGTGAGGTTGATGCAAGAATCAGTGATGGCAGCTGGTGCAATTATTGACGAGCAAAAACAAAAAATCGAACTCTGGAAAGCAGCCATCCAAGGGTCGGCTGTTCACCCTAAGACTCTTGCCCAGAAGCTTCACATCATGGCCACGAGTATCCGCAACATGGAACAGCAATTGAGAGGGTCAGCAGCGAAGAGGAATCTTCAAGAGAAGAAGATGCCGACTATCAATGATAGAATGTCTCCCGCTATTTTCGCATTGGCAAACTCTAGCTATGGTCTGACTCCCAATCATCGAAGTGGTTTGATATTGGCGGAAGAGCAGCTTAAGGAGATTGGTACGCAGCTGACTAAGTTAGTTGAGAGCGATATCCCTTCTTTCGAACGTCAGTTGGATGAAGTCGGTGTGCCCTGGACACCGGGGCGCCCTCTCCCTATTATGGGAACGCGGATCTCTCGATCTGCCCAGCCCTAATCGAGCAAGGAAGAGGACACGTCTGCCTATGCCATGGTCGAAATTTAGAAGGACGAGCACTCACGAGATAAGTGCATTGCACGGGATCAAATGTCTTTGGTGAGTGCCTCGATTTCCTCGATGGGCAGCTCAGTAGCTTCAGCAATAAGCATCTTGTCGAGACCTTTTTGAATTAGAGCAAGGGCTATGGCTTGTTGGGCTTCTTTTCTGCCTTTTTCTTTTCCTTTGGCTTCACCCCTGGCTTCGCCTCTTGCTTCACCCTCAGCGATCCAATTGTCGATCTTTTTCGAAAGCATGATTTCAACCTCGTCTAAACTTTTCACTTTAATGGAAGGATCTCTTTCCTCCGCGCGTGTTACAGCAGTAACATAGGCTATGAAAGCTTGAGCTATATCAGCAAACTCAGGAGAACTTTCCAAAACCCGTTTTAGCAGCAAAAACGTAGTGTAGAGATTCTTCTGATCCGCCTGCTCTAGGGCAAATATCGGTGCCACAAGATTATCGGAGCTTATATCTTTCGATCACGTCTAGCTCGTCTTATGGTCGAAATTTAGAAGAACGAGCACTCACGAGCTAAGTGCATCGCACGGGATCAAATGTCTTTGGTGAGTGCCTCGATTTCCTCGATGGGCAGCTCAGTAGCTTCAGCAATAAGCATCTTGTCGAGACCTTTTTGAATTAGAGCAAGGGCTATGGCTTGCTGGGCCTCTTTTCTGCCTTTTTCTTTTCCTTTGGCTTCACCCCTGGCTTCACCCCTGGCTTCACCCCTGGCTTCACCCCTGGCTTCGCCTTCAGCAATCCAATTATCGATCTTTTTCGAAAGCATGATTTCAACCTCGTCTAAACTTTTCACTTTAATGGAAGGATCTCTTTCCTCCGCGCGTGTTACAGCAGTAACATACGCTATGAAAGCTTGAGCTATATCAGCAAACTCAGGAGAACTTTCCAAAACCCGTTTTAGCAGCAAAAACGTAGTGTAGAGATTCTTCTGATCCGCCTGCTCTAAGGCAAATATCGGTGCCACAAGATTATCGGAGCTGATGTCGTCATCGCTCACTGGCACACGTTTTTCATCAAGCAGAAAAAACTGGATCTCGGGCTGGTACGGCTTCAAAGCATCAGGACAATCAGGATGCAGCAAATCAGCCATTGAGACGCCTGCCTTCCACTCCTTTTCTCCATTATATAACACTAAAGGCAGCACAGGCGGAAGCTTATCAGTTATTTTTCCTTCTTTCACAAGCTGTAGAAACAACAAGTTGACGTAGGCGAGAATTCTAACCGGCATGAATCGATCTACAGAACTCTGGAACTCAAGAAATAGGATAATGTAGAGGTCTCTATCATGCCACTTCGCCTTCCAAATGATGTCCGATTCACGCTTTCTGAGCTTTTTCGTGACAAACTTGGGGCTTAGGGTATGGAGGCTATCCCAGTCTATATCATTGACCCATGGCTGCTTGACAAAGTTCACCAGCAAGTCTCTCACCATTTTTGGATAGGAGAATAGCTGGGTGTAGGCTGGATCAAAAGGGGTTGGCTGTGAATCGCTATCATTGTGTTTTGACATAGCTCCTCCAGGACTCTTAGGAAAAGACTTAAGTTAATGTTATCAAGGAGTAAATGCTAGAATAATGTGGGTCAGGATCTCGTCGAAATGAGAGCTGCCATGATTTTGTCCAGAGAGAAGGCTAAAGTTTCTCGGCACTACCGCGGCTAACTTGTTCGCAAAAGCAAATATCGTATGTAGGACTGGATTTCCAGAATAGAGACCTACCATAGTGTGTCCTTACAACCGTTGAATCTTGCAAACTCTTTTAGTCTTGGTGAAATCTGCTTCGAAATATCAGCCGAACTTTCAGAATGAAGAGAATTGACGATCAAAGTCTGAGA
This sequence is a window from Pseudobacteriovorax antillogorgiicola. Protein-coding genes within it:
- a CDS encoding DUF1801 domain-containing protein, which translates into the protein MAKKIKLKTSKTNASPNAFLNSISDERLRKDSKTLLKLFKDATDMKPKMWGHSIIGFGEYTYHRSNGDEGQFMACGFSPRKSGPTLYIMPGYTDYSSLLEKLGPHRLGKSCLYLKSLDGIDLKVVTKLIQVGLKDLKKKYETNF
- a CDS encoding glutathione S-transferase family protein, whose product is MADKNVILYTNPQSRGLIVQWMLEEIACPYEIKEVAYGSDMKSSPYRDINPMGKVPSLVHGDQIVTECAAICAYLADAFPEAQLAPAPSQRGNYYRWLFFAAGPLEAAVTNQSLELKIPEGKEQTIGYGDYDTTIATLVKAVCANPYIAGDKFSAADVYVGSHIAWGTRFNTIPLLEEFKVYLNKLSSRPAFQKILGS
- a CDS encoding TVP38/TMEM64 family protein; the encoded protein is MSSLVQWLRKHERILLRIAAIFLILALLSIAIYQSDVFDLFMNRDRFDEARNYLLSFGSVGYFVFIFIVSLQVIIAPIPGQVTGLVGGYVYGPYLGTLLSSIGLGIGTMIVLILSRKFGRPFLEKLNSQEALAEVEILIKGYSERWFDRFQKGKEIGDQHSLLIFFLLMLLPAFPDDIICMVMGLGSIAIWKLVLLSVLGRLPGMLALSFTGAGLDLLPDWAFYVGLLGIAGMTIFGSYILKKIRGERY
- a CDS encoding PepSY domain-containing protein, giving the protein MSPRIRMSRWARRWHYKVAITATLPILTIIISGLLLQIKKEWSWIQPPTQRAQAYVLDISFEDVLSQARSQAEHGRIESWSDVSRLDVRPDRGIIKVRLKDGWELQLDAASGLLLQEAYRRSDIIEAIHDGSFFHDHARLWIFLPAALLLLFLSISGVMMFLVQEYNRRASKQVRKQRLAA
- a CDS encoding WD40/YVTN/BNR-like repeat-containing protein, with amino-acid sequence MSKVLDLSHLYQISEVHMSLKQFAYMLTVTTSMALQSNCHAQNPPPILGKDIAKSLELRELGPAFMSGRISDIAIHPKQPHTWYIGVGSGGVWKTNNAGVQWQPIFDEQSVYSIGALAIDPNAPETIWVGTGENVGGRHVSFGDGVYRSLNGGKDWQNMGLKNSEHISKIIVHPKDSKTLWVAAQGPLWSSGGERGLYLSRDGGKSWKKTLGDKEWTGVTDLVIHPKNPDILFAATWQRHRTVASYMGGGPKTALYRSDDGGESWRKLSAGLPKESMGKIGLGISPINPDIVYAAIELHRRQGAIYRSDDGGNNWQKMSDTVSGGTGPHYYQELYVSPHKLDLIYLADVWLQVSEDGGKTFRKLENQQKHSDHHALAFKDDDPNFMLLGSDGGLYESYDKGDSWRYVENLPTLQFYKVAVDDAKPFYNIYGGTQDNASQRGPSRTLNNYGIQNADWSVVLSGDGHQPATEPGTDKFFYAQWQQGQIHRIDSLTGEKVSIRPQPGKNDPIERVNWDAPIVVDPSTPQRIYFGSQRLWRSDDRGDSWTAISPDLTRNETRLDLPIMGRKWGWNAHWDVYAMSDFNTITNISPSPKDPNLVYVGTDDGIIQITEDGGKSWRKVDVESLPDVPARAFVNDIKADRFNTNRVYVALDHHKEGDFKPYVYVSDNRGRSWRSLRGNLPDNHLAWRIVQDPKKANILYLGTEFGLFVSLNSGKAWTKLGNLPTISVRDIAIHERENDLIVATFGRGIWVLDDLSPLQEFSPEINKTVAHLFPVRDAWWYIEKQPYGFGKYGFQGASKFFADNPPYGAVFQVFVSEDLKSASELRKENEAKSKDLNKFPSWQILDQELSAEAEKIWLLIEDEQGKMLKRIPVPAKKGFQKVSWNLKQSWSAAVTSQAMLDQMKNAKADWDKPFVEQMAAPGSYRATLILEEEGQIKTLGKTQTFEVKRLHEPYLKGQSFVEQEADVRKVRLMQESVMAAGAIIDEQKQKIELWKAAIQGSAVHPKTLAQKLHIMATSIRNMEQQLRGSAAKRNLQEKKMPTINDRMSPAIFALANSSYGLTPNHRSGLILAEEQLKEIGTQLTKLVESDIPSFERQLDEVGVPWTPGRPLPIMGTRISRSAQP
- a CDS encoding Rpn family recombination-promoting nuclease/putative transposase, translated to MSKHNDSDSQPTPFDPAYTQLFSYPKMVRDLLVNFVKQPWVNDIDWDSLHTLSPKFVTKKLRKRESDIIWKAKWHDRDLYIILFLEFQSSVDRFMPVRILAYVNLLFLQLVKEGKITDKLPPVLPLVLYNGEKEWKAGVSMADLLHPDCPDALKPYQPEIQFFLLDEKRVPVSDDDISSDNLVAPIFALEQADQKNLYTTFLLLKRVLESSPEFADIAQAFIAYVTAVTRAEERDPSIKVKSLDEVEIMLSKKIDNWIAEGEARGEARGEARGEARGEAKGKEKGRKEAQQAIALALIQKGLDKMLIAEATELPIEEIEALTKDI